One genomic window of Trichlorobacter lovleyi includes the following:
- a CDS encoding pyridoxal phosphate-dependent aminotransferase → MAIANKIAGYISRSSWIRKMFEEGERLRQEFGAENVYDFTLGNPEVEPPEAFHAALRRLANEPLPGMHRYMNNAGYPETRAAVARKLAADSGLEVTAAHVIMTCGAGGALNVVLKTILNPGEEVIILTPYFVEYKFYIDNHGGVPVEVWTNRETFRLDLAAIEAAITTKTRAIIVNSPNNPTGVIYTAEELAALGELVKRAQARTGHQVYVISDEPYARLSYDGAQVPNIFPLIESSIVVTSHSKDLALPGERIGYLAANPRMATAMQFMEGAVFCNRTLGFVNAPALMQRLVTDLQDVSVDSAAYRDKRDLFYTSLTGLGFSMVKPDGAFYLFPKSPFADDVEFVKLAQKHHILLVPGSGFGAPGYFRIAYCVDKGMIERSLPAWGQLAVEAGLKP, encoded by the coding sequence ATGGCCATAGCAAACAAGATTGCCGGATACATTTCCCGTTCGTCCTGGATCCGCAAGATGTTTGAAGAAGGGGAGCGTCTGCGCCAGGAATTCGGTGCTGAGAACGTCTATGACTTTACCCTGGGCAATCCCGAGGTTGAACCGCCTGAGGCGTTCCATGCCGCCCTGCGGCGGCTAGCAAATGAGCCGCTGCCCGGCATGCATCGCTACATGAACAATGCCGGCTATCCGGAGACCCGGGCGGCGGTTGCCCGCAAGCTTGCTGCCGATTCAGGTCTGGAGGTGACGGCTGCCCATGTCATCATGACCTGTGGTGCCGGTGGCGCCCTGAACGTGGTGCTGAAGACCATCCTGAATCCTGGCGAAGAGGTCATCATCCTGACCCCCTATTTCGTCGAGTACAAATTTTACATCGACAACCATGGCGGCGTTCCGGTGGAGGTCTGGACCAACCGGGAGACCTTCCGCCTTGATCTGGCTGCCATTGAGGCTGCCATCACCACCAAGACCCGTGCCATCATTGTCAACTCGCCCAATAATCCCACCGGGGTAATCTATACGGCCGAGGAGCTTGCAGCTCTGGGCGAGCTGGTGAAACGGGCCCAGGCCCGTACCGGCCACCAGGTCTATGTGATATCGGATGAACCGTATGCACGGCTTTCCTATGACGGGGCACAGGTTCCCAATATCTTCCCGCTGATCGAATCCAGCATCGTGGTAACGTCGCATAGCAAGGATCTGGCACTGCCCGGTGAGCGGATCGGCTACCTGGCTGCCAATCCACGCATGGCAACGGCCATGCAGTTCATGGAAGGGGCGGTCTTTTGCAACCGCACGTTGGGGTTTGTGAATGCCCCGGCCCTGATGCAGCGCCTGGTGACGGATCTGCAGGATGTTTCAGTGGATAGCGCGGCCTACCGGGATAAGCGCGACCTGTTCTATACCAGCCTGACCGGGCTGGGCTTCAGCATGGTCAAGCCCGATGGCGCCTTTTACCTGTTCCCGAAATCCCCGTTCGCCGATGATGTGGAGTTCGTCAAGCTGGCCCAGAAGCATCATATCCTGCTGGTGCCCGGATCAGGTTTTGGCGCGCCGGGCTACTTCAGGATCGCCTACTGCGTGGACAAGGGGATGATTGAACGTAGCCTGCCGGCCTGGGGACAGCTTGCTGTCGAGGCCGGGCTGAAGCCGTAA
- the ispE gene encoding 4-(cytidine 5'-diphospho)-2-C-methyl-D-erythritol kinase, which produces MLQSIILQAPAKVNYRLDVIARRPDGYHELRMIMQRVNLCDQVSLKLVDGNEIKVSCGREGVPDGEGNIAWKAARALLDLAGQPSGVEIAIQKNIPVAAGLGGGSSDCAAVLLGLNELLGLGLSCEQLMEIGVKLGADVPFFVFQQTALAEGIGEKLTPLTGLPPAWVVLVNPNLPVSTAWVYKNLQLTQRERLATIPDSFEDVASICRVLSNDLESVTIPAFPVISEIKDELIALGACCSLMSGSGPTVFGLFDNEATARAAGEALRGNNDWFVAVVETV; this is translated from the coding sequence ATGCTTCAAAGTATTATCCTGCAGGCCCCGGCCAAGGTTAACTATCGTCTGGATGTGATTGCGCGGCGTCCGGACGGCTACCACGAGCTGCGTATGATCATGCAGCGGGTCAATCTGTGCGATCAGGTCTCCTTAAAGCTGGTTGATGGCAATGAAATCAAGGTCAGCTGCGGACGGGAGGGGGTGCCGGACGGCGAAGGGAATATTGCCTGGAAGGCTGCCCGGGCCCTGCTGGATCTGGCAGGACAGCCCTCCGGCGTTGAGATCGCCATTCAGAAGAATATACCGGTGGCGGCCGGCCTGGGCGGGGGCAGCAGTGATTGTGCCGCCGTGCTACTGGGGCTGAATGAACTGCTGGGGCTGGGACTTTCCTGTGAACAGCTGATGGAGATCGGGGTGAAACTGGGTGCTGATGTACCGTTTTTTGTCTTTCAGCAGACCGCGCTGGCAGAGGGGATCGGTGAGAAGTTAACCCCGCTGACCGGTCTGCCTCCGGCCTGGGTGGTGCTGGTCAACCCCAACCTGCCGGTCTCCACCGCCTGGGTCTATAAAAATTTGCAGTTGACACAACGGGAGCGTCTGGCTACAATTCCCGACTCGTTTGAGGACGTTGCATCAATCTGTCGTGTGCTGTCGAATGATCTTGAAAGTGTAACTATCCCAGCATTTCCGGTTATTTCCGAGATAAAGGATGAGCTGATTGCCCTGGGGGCATGTTGCTCGTTGATGTCCGGCAGCGGCCCGACCGTGTTCGGTCTGTTTGATAATGAAGCAACTGCCCGCGCGGCCGGCGAAGCGCTGCGTGGCAATAACGACTGGTTTGTAGCGGTGGTTGAGACGGTCTAG
- a CDS encoding NifB/NifX family molybdenum-iron cluster-binding protein: MKLCFPVVLDQGLDSEVYGHFGSAPRFLIVDAATGQTSLVDNSDKVHAHGACNPAQAVAGLEVDGIVVGGIGRGALISLNRAGFRVFQAQGASVRDTLAALSGDGLQEFEPGSVCGGHNHATDGGGCCH; the protein is encoded by the coding sequence ATGAAACTTTGTTTCCCCGTTGTTTTGGACCAGGGGCTGGATAGTGAAGTATATGGCCATTTCGGCTCTGCGCCCCGTTTTCTGATTGTTGATGCGGCAACCGGCCAGACCAGTCTGGTGGATAACAGTGACAAGGTGCATGCGCATGGTGCCTGTAACCCTGCCCAAGCGGTAGCTGGTCTGGAGGTTGACGGTATTGTGGTCGGCGGCATCGGCCGCGGGGCGCTGATCTCGCTTAATCGTGCCGGTTTCAGGGTCTTTCAGGCTCAGGGGGCTTCAGTGCGGGATACCCTGGCTGCCCTCAGCGGAGACGGTCTGCAGGAGTTTGAGCCGGGCAGTGTCTGCGGTGGTCATAACCATGCTACGGATGGTGGAGGGTGCTGCCATTGA
- a CDS encoding arsenic resistance protein has product MWKLLATISKNLITAIPVMMIAGFLYGYVHPAGAAWLKVLIIPFTFLMVYPMMVTLKLKKVIEGGDGKAQLLTQLINFGIVPFIAYALGRLFFPGQPFAALGLLLAALLPTSGMTISWTGFAKGNLEAAVKMTVVGLILGSLATPFYVQWLMGAHVPVNVGATFRQIVVIVFLPMLAGYLTQTFLIKKYGPKGFQEQWAPRFPALSTLGVLGIVFIAIALKSQDIACRPDMLVSILVPLLVLYGINYLLSTLVGKLFLPRGDAIALVYGTVMRNLSIALALAINVFGKTCSDAALVIALAYIIQVQSAAWYVKLTDRIFGKPAGV; this is encoded by the coding sequence ATGTGGAAGTTGTTAGCAACAATCTCGAAAAACCTGATTACTGCCATTCCGGTCATGATGATCGCCGGATTCCTGTACGGCTACGTTCATCCGGCCGGGGCTGCCTGGCTGAAGGTGCTGATCATACCGTTCACCTTCCTGATGGTCTACCCGATGATGGTGACCCTCAAACTCAAGAAGGTGATCGAGGGGGGCGACGGCAAGGCCCAGCTGCTGACGCAGCTGATCAACTTCGGCATTGTGCCGTTCATCGCCTATGCTCTGGGACGGCTGTTCTTTCCGGGGCAGCCGTTTGCCGCCCTGGGGCTGTTGCTGGCGGCACTGTTGCCCACCAGCGGCATGACCATCTCCTGGACCGGTTTTGCCAAGGGCAATCTTGAGGCTGCGGTCAAGATGACGGTGGTAGGTCTGATACTCGGCTCGCTGGCAACGCCTTTCTACGTGCAGTGGCTGATGGGGGCGCATGTCCCGGTCAATGTCGGCGCGACATTCCGGCAGATTGTGGTGATTGTCTTTCTGCCGATGCTGGCCGGATATCTGACCCAGACCTTTCTGATTAAAAAATATGGTCCCAAGGGGTTTCAGGAACAATGGGCTCCGCGCTTTCCCGCGCTTTCCACCCTGGGGGTGCTGGGAATCGTCTTTATTGCGATCGCCCTGAAGTCTCAGGATATCGCCTGCCGGCCCGATATGCTGGTAAGTATCCTGGTGCCGCTGCTGGTGCTCTACGGCATCAATTATCTGCTCAGCACCCTGGTTGGAAAACTGTTTTTGCCGCGGGGCGATGCCATTGCGCTGGTCTACGGCACGGTCATGCGCAACCTTTCAATCGCCCTTGCCCTGGCAATCAACGTCTTCGGCAAGACCTGCTCCGATGCGGCCCTGGTGATTGCCCTTGCCTACATTATTCAGGTGCAGTCGGCAGCCTGGTATGTCAAACTGACTGATCGAATTTTTGGCAAACCGGCAGGAGTGTAA
- the rpsR gene encoding 30S ribosomal protein S18, whose protein sequence is MSEATTTTTTTSAPRPGGRPSGPRPDRGPGGPRKKRPFQRRKVCRFCAEKDTTIDYKDPRTLRYFITERGKIVPRRISGNCSKHQREITEAIKRARNLALLPLAAGHALP, encoded by the coding sequence ATGAGCGAAGCAACAACGACGACAACAACCACTTCCGCCCCCCGTCCCGGCGGTCGCCCCAGCGGCCCCCGCCCTGATCGCGGCCCCGGCGGCCCCCGTAAGAAGCGTCCTTTTCAGCGCCGCAAGGTCTGCCGTTTCTGCGCAGAAAAAGACACAACCATTGATTACAAAGATCCACGCACCCTGCGCTACTTCATTACCGAGCGCGGCAAGATCGTGCCCCGCCGTATCTCCGGCAACTGCTCCAAGCACCAGCGCGAGATTACCGAAGCGATCAAGCGGGCCCGTAACCTGGCCCTGCTGCCGCTTGCAGCCGGCCACGCACTTCCGTAG
- a CDS encoding DUF302 domain-containing protein translates to MNNWAQLYRAETAKPVWQFVADLKEAGLRSGFLIHNEDKMEMVHTFGAHGMQVAEGFDLHMIQVCKPEKAAVSLQKNPERAALMPKFVTVFSAEGRTQVRFLRFNRQMIEELVQDAEFAVSVGSSYDEIEQIIRLSL, encoded by the coding sequence ATGAACAATTGGGCCCAGTTGTATCGCGCTGAGACAGCCAAGCCGGTCTGGCAGTTTGTGGCTGATCTGAAAGAGGCCGGATTGCGGTCCGGCTTTCTGATCCACAACGAAGACAAGATGGAGATGGTCCATACCTTTGGGGCACACGGGATGCAGGTTGCTGAAGGCTTTGACCTGCACATGATCCAGGTCTGCAAGCCGGAAAAGGCTGCCGTCAGTCTGCAGAAAAATCCGGAACGGGCAGCCCTGATGCCCAAGTTTGTGACCGTGTTCAGTGCAGAGGGGCGTACTCAGGTGCGTTTTCTGCGTTTTAACAGGCAGATGATCGAAGAGCTGGTGCAGGATGCCGAGTTTGCCGTGTCGGTCGGCAGCAGCTATGATGAGATCGAGCAGATAATCAGGCTGTCGCTGTAA
- the rplI gene encoding 50S ribosomal protein L9 codes for MKLILKENIEHLGQIGDIVKVAPGYARNYLLPKGLAIEATEKNAKALEHAKRQLAYKKNKSLEAAKNLVAKLEALSIVLTHQAGEEGKLFGSVTNMEIAAFLKDNGLEIDRKKIVLAEPIKQLGEYTVPVKVHPEVAATLKVTVSAA; via the coding sequence ATGAAGCTCATTCTGAAAGAGAACATTGAACATCTGGGACAGATCGGCGATATCGTCAAGGTCGCTCCAGGCTACGCCCGCAACTATCTGCTGCCCAAAGGTCTTGCCATTGAGGCCACCGAGAAGAACGCCAAGGCACTTGAGCACGCCAAGCGTCAGCTGGCCTATAAGAAGAACAAGTCCCTTGAAGCTGCCAAGAATCTGGTGGCCAAGCTTGAGGCCCTCTCCATTGTATTGACGCACCAGGCCGGCGAAGAAGGCAAGCTGTTCGGTTCGGTCACCAACATGGAGATCGCCGCCTTCCTGAAGGACAACGGCCTTGAGATCGACCGCAAGAAGATCGTGCTGGCTGAGCCGATCAAGCAACTGGGCGAGTACACCGTACCGGTCAAGGTTCACCCTGAAGTCGCTGCAACGCTGAAGGTCACTGTTTCAGCAGCATAA
- the rpsF gene encoding 30S ribosomal protein S6 produces the protein MRKYETIFILQPDLAEDDIKSVTDKVQDVVASLKGDFHRLDDWGTRKLAYAIRKFPRGRYYYLRFDGGAQLVAELERRLRLDEKVLRFLSVNITDEPEKKVAERKPVIEAAEAPEAAEAAAE, from the coding sequence ATGAGGAAGTACGAAACCATCTTCATCCTCCAGCCGGACCTTGCAGAGGACGACATCAAGTCGGTCACCGACAAGGTTCAGGACGTGGTTGCATCCCTGAAGGGTGACTTCCACCGGCTGGACGACTGGGGAACACGCAAACTGGCCTATGCAATCCGGAAGTTCCCCCGCGGGCGCTACTACTACCTGCGTTTTGACGGTGGAGCACAACTGGTGGCTGAACTGGAGCGTCGTCTCCGGCTTGACGAAAAAGTGTTGCGTTTCTTAAGCGTCAACATCACCGACGAGCCCGAGAAAAAGGTAGCTGAGCGCAAGCCGGTTATCGAAGCTGCTGAAGCCCCTGAAGCTGCTGAAGCTGCGGCTGAATAA
- a CDS encoding agmatine deiminase family protein: MKIRLPAEWEPQDGVLLAWPHPDTDWSDQLPEVCTTYTELIRQIVRFEKVLLVAPDPDAARNHLSAAGVDLARVAICPVATNDTWTRDFGPITVEVNDQPVLLDFGFNGWGLKFAANLDNQVTRQLKQQGALLPRINSIGLVFEGGSIESNGCGTVMTTAQCLLSPNRNPQLTRQELEGAMQSLFGAQQVLWLEHGHLEGDDTDAHIDTLARLCPNDTIVYVACDNPADSHYEALQKMEQELKQLTTAGGSPYRLLALPWPEAKYDAAGNRLPASYANYLVINDAVLVPTYRDPVDNGALAMIALAFPGREIIGIDCLPLLEQHGSLHCITMQLPAGVLP; this comes from the coding sequence ATGAAGATTCGACTGCCGGCTGAATGGGAACCACAGGACGGCGTCCTGCTGGCATGGCCCCACCCCGACACTGATTGGTCAGACCAGCTACCCGAGGTCTGCACTACCTATACCGAGCTGATCCGCCAGATCGTCCGCTTTGAAAAAGTGCTGCTGGTTGCACCTGACCCTGATGCGGCACGAAACCATCTTTCCGCTGCCGGGGTGGATCTGGCCCGCGTTGCGATCTGTCCGGTTGCCACCAACGACACCTGGACCAGGGACTTCGGCCCGATTACGGTGGAGGTGAATGACCAGCCGGTGCTGCTCGACTTCGGCTTTAACGGCTGGGGCCTGAAATTTGCCGCCAATCTGGACAACCAGGTCACCCGGCAACTGAAACAGCAGGGCGCCCTGCTGCCCCGCATCAACAGCATCGGCCTGGTGTTTGAAGGCGGCAGCATCGAGAGCAACGGCTGCGGTACCGTCATGACCACCGCTCAGTGCCTGCTCTCCCCCAACCGCAACCCGCAACTGACCCGCCAGGAGCTGGAAGGGGCGATGCAGTCCCTGTTCGGTGCGCAGCAGGTACTCTGGCTTGAGCACGGCCACCTGGAGGGGGATGACACCGACGCCCATATTGACACCCTGGCCCGGCTCTGCCCCAATGACACCATCGTTTATGTGGCCTGCGACAATCCGGCTGACAGCCATTACGAGGCGCTGCAGAAGATGGAGCAGGAACTGAAGCAGCTGACTACGGCGGGAGGCAGCCCCTACCGGCTGCTGGCCCTGCCCTGGCCCGAAGCCAAATACGATGCCGCAGGCAACCGCCTGCCGGCCAGCTACGCCAACTATCTGGTGATCAACGATGCCGTGCTGGTTCCCACCTACCGCGATCCGGTGGATAACGGCGCCCTGGCCATGATCGCCCTGGCCTTCCCCGGCAGGGAAATCATCGGCATTGACTGCCTGCCGCTGCTTGAACAGCACGGTTCCCTGCACTGCATCACCATGCAGTTGCCGGCCGGGGTGCTGCCATGA
- a CDS encoding hemolysin family protein, whose amino-acid sequence MDTVTLELIVIILLIGLNGFFSMAEFAIISIRKGRIAQLVADGDERAEIIEQFQKDPHPLLAVIQIGVTVAGSAASTVGGIIAIEHLRPTLLSLPWPILQKTAEPLAALTVVIIVSYVSLIIGELVPKAIGLQYADKVALSLARPMQIIARITAPAVLLLTSSSRAVQHLIGLRGEQDAFITREEVQHMVLEGHETGVFSESENEYIRNVFEFTHTYVREVMVPRTRMVALELQMSRDELVRIILEAQYSRYPVYHTDIEEIVGVLHDKDIMAALVKGEELNLEQIIRPPVFVPEGKKVNELLKEMQRTRNHMALVVDEYGGISGLVTTEDLLEELVGEIEDEHDAGEPVKLVQQPDGSWLVDGLTSIFDLQEPLGIKLEEAPLYETVAGLVLNELGHLPLQGETVDWNGFRLVCEQVTRTAILQVRISVLQPDISLPQPGTDGP is encoded by the coding sequence ATGGACACCGTGACTCTAGAACTGATTGTGATTATCCTGTTGATAGGCCTGAACGGTTTTTTCTCCATGGCGGAGTTTGCCATCATCTCAATCCGCAAGGGCAGAATTGCCCAGCTGGTTGCCGACGGGGATGAGCGGGCAGAGATTATCGAACAGTTCCAGAAAGACCCGCATCCCCTGCTGGCCGTCATCCAGATCGGCGTTACGGTTGCCGGTTCTGCCGCTTCAACCGTCGGCGGTATCATTGCGATTGAACATCTGCGCCCCACCCTGCTGAGCCTGCCCTGGCCGATCCTGCAGAAAACCGCAGAACCCCTGGCTGCACTGACGGTTGTCATCATCGTTTCGTATGTCTCCCTGATCATCGGTGAGCTTGTTCCCAAGGCGATCGGCCTGCAGTACGCCGACAAGGTGGCCCTGAGCCTGGCGCGTCCGATGCAAATCATAGCCAGAATCACCGCTCCGGCGGTGCTGCTGCTGACCTCCTCCAGCAGGGCCGTGCAGCACCTGATCGGGTTGCGGGGGGAACAGGATGCCTTTATCACCCGCGAAGAGGTCCAGCACATGGTTCTGGAAGGCCACGAGACCGGGGTCTTCAGCGAATCGGAAAACGAGTACATCCGCAACGTCTTTGAGTTCACCCATACCTATGTTCGTGAAGTGATGGTGCCCCGCACCAGGATGGTTGCCCTTGAACTGCAGATGAGCAGGGATGAGCTGGTCAGGATCATCCTGGAGGCGCAATACTCCCGCTACCCTGTCTACCATACCGACATCGAGGAGATTGTCGGGGTGCTGCATGACAAGGATATCATGGCTGCCCTGGTGAAGGGGGAGGAGCTGAACCTGGAGCAGATCATCAGGCCACCGGTCTTTGTACCTGAAGGAAAGAAGGTGAATGAGCTGCTGAAAGAGATGCAGCGTACCCGTAACCATATGGCCCTGGTGGTTGATGAGTACGGCGGCATCTCCGGTCTGGTCACCACCGAGGATCTGCTGGAAGAGCTGGTGGGGGAGATTGAAGACGAACACGATGCCGGAGAGCCGGTCAAGCTGGTGCAGCAGCCTGACGGCAGCTGGCTGGTTGATGGACTGACCTCGATCTTTGACCTGCAGGAACCTTTGGGGATCAAGCTGGAAGAGGCACCACTCTATGAAACCGTGGCCGGACTGGTCTTAAACGAGCTGGGGCACCTGCCGCTGCAGGGTGAGACCGTTGACTGGAACGGTTTCAGGCTGGTCTGTGAGCAGGTTACCCGGACCGCTATCCTGCAGGTACGGATCAGTGTCCTTCAGCCGGACATCTCTCTCCCGCAACCCGGAACAGACGGACCCTGA
- a CDS encoding DUF134 domain-containing protein: MARPRKPRQCSCPHRANFEAVYKPAGTPLGQLECITLFRDELETLHLCDGQGMTQAEAGDCMGVSRGTVQRLLSEARRKVAEALVKQAALAISGRDNAVAESD; encoded by the coding sequence ATGGCCCGTCCCCGTAAACCGAGACAATGCAGCTGTCCGCACCGCGCCAATTTTGAGGCGGTCTACAAGCCGGCCGGTACCCCGCTGGGCCAGCTTGAATGCATTACACTCTTCCGCGACGAACTGGAGACCCTCCACCTGTGTGACGGCCAGGGCATGACCCAGGCCGAGGCCGGAGACTGCATGGGGGTCTCCCGCGGCACCGTACAACGCCTGCTTTCCGAGGCCCGCCGTAAAGTGGCTGAGGCACTGGTAAAACAGGCCGCACTGGCGATCTCCGGCCGTGACAACGCTGTTGCGGAAAGTGATTAG
- a CDS encoding iron-sulfur cluster assembly scaffold protein, whose amino-acid sequence MSDGYNQYTGAVLDHARNPRNVGGMDDANVVVQVGDPECGDTLLLFMRIDDGCVAKVSFLIKGCGAAIATASMGTELVRGKSLNEALLVTDATVTAALGGLPEEKEHCSNLIASAVHAAIAQYTSTITGEAAPIDFEVDMTGRAPQSC is encoded by the coding sequence TTGAGCGACGGCTATAACCAATATACCGGGGCGGTTCTGGACCATGCCCGGAATCCCCGGAATGTTGGGGGGATGGATGACGCCAACGTCGTGGTGCAGGTGGGTGACCCGGAGTGCGGAGATACCCTGTTGCTGTTCATGCGGATAGATGACGGCTGTGTGGCCAAGGTCAGTTTTCTGATCAAGGGGTGTGGCGCTGCCATAGCCACCGCCTCCATGGGAACTGAGCTGGTCAGGGGCAAGAGTCTGAACGAGGCGCTGCTGGTCACGGATGCCACCGTGACCGCCGCCCTGGGGGGGCTGCCCGAGGAGAAGGAGCATTGCTCCAACCTGATCGCCTCGGCAGTGCATGCGGCCATTGCCCAGTACACCAGCACGATCACCGGTGAGGCGGCGCCGATTGATTTTGAAGTTGACATGACGGGCAGAGCCCCGCAATCCTGCTGA
- a CDS encoding YybS family protein, with product MEKIESQSNGGQKLAAVLIGTLGSGLLFSASLAVPLIGFVSAFLAPVPLGLARIKGGSAVAGFSAVLATLLLAVLFSPPVGAWYAVQCGLIGLMIPELALKGFRPSRTILWTTATCVTLTAVLVAVFSLTSGINPQLFAQKEITDGISQAIKLYEQQAGLSAQDLEMFKQGMQTVGQIMARIYPALATINLGLISAVTLLLFMRTAAKCALAINLAPFREFRTPELQIWLLIAAGFAMLAPVALINTPALNILTVLAVLYFMQGLAVLLTICERSSFAGTLKILLGVLLLTQPYLAVIVTVLGIFDYWGDFRTPRITQDENL from the coding sequence GTGGAGAAGATTGAATCGCAATCAAACGGCGGCCAGAAGCTGGCCGCCGTCTTGATCGGCACCCTGGGCTCAGGCCTGCTGTTCAGTGCCAGCCTTGCGGTACCGCTGATAGGTTTTGTCTCGGCTTTTCTGGCCCCGGTTCCGCTGGGGCTTGCCCGTATCAAGGGTGGCAGTGCGGTTGCCGGTTTCAGCGCAGTACTGGCCACCCTGCTGCTGGCAGTACTGTTCTCCCCGCCGGTCGGGGCATGGTACGCAGTCCAGTGCGGCCTGATCGGACTGATGATTCCGGAGCTGGCACTGAAGGGTTTCAGGCCGTCCCGGACCATACTCTGGACAACAGCTACCTGCGTCACCCTGACAGCGGTACTGGTGGCGGTGTTTTCCCTCACCAGCGGTATCAATCCGCAGCTCTTTGCACAAAAGGAAATTACAGACGGCATCAGCCAGGCGATCAAGCTATACGAGCAGCAAGCAGGACTGTCTGCCCAGGATCTGGAAATGTTCAAGCAGGGGATGCAGACCGTCGGGCAGATTATGGCCCGTATCTACCCCGCCCTGGCCACCATCAATCTGGGGCTGATCAGCGCGGTCACGTTACTCCTGTTCATGCGTACGGCGGCCAAGTGCGCCCTGGCAATCAACCTGGCCCCCTTCAGGGAGTTCAGGACACCTGAGCTGCAGATCTGGCTCCTGATTGCTGCCGGGTTTGCCATGCTGGCACCTGTTGCACTGATCAACACGCCGGCACTCAACATCCTGACGGTGCTGGCAGTACTGTATTTCATGCAGGGTCTTGCTGTCCTGCTCACGATCTGTGAGCGTTCCAGCTTTGCCGGCACTCTTAAAATACTACTGGGTGTGCTGTTGCTGACACAGCCCTATCTGGCGGTCATCGTAACCGTACTCGGTATTTTTGACTACTGGGGCGACTTCCGCACCCCACGCATCACGCAGGACGAAAACCTGTAA
- a CDS encoding carbon-nitrogen hydrolase, producing MKRLKAALIQQSCSDNQPETFAKTGRMVRQAAADGAKLVVLQELHNGTYFCQTEATEQFDRAEPIPGPATERLGALARELGIVLVTSLFERRAPGLYHNTAVVFEQDGSIAGIYRKMHIPDDPGFYEKFYFTPGDLGFTPIRTSVGTLGVLVCWDQWYPEAARLMSLAGADLLIYPTAIGWDPADTAEEQERQREAWVTVQRGHAVANGLPVLSVNRVGFEKSPDPHASGIRFWGTSFIAGPQGEFLCKGSTEQEEILAVELDLERSEAVRRIWPFLRDRRIEAYGDLTRRFRD from the coding sequence ATGAAACGTCTCAAGGCCGCCCTGATCCAGCAAAGCTGCAGCGACAACCAGCCCGAGACCTTTGCCAAGACCGGCCGGATGGTCCGTCAGGCTGCTGCAGACGGCGCAAAACTGGTGGTGCTGCAGGAGCTTCACAACGGCACCTACTTCTGTCAGACCGAGGCCACCGAACAGTTTGACCGGGCTGAACCGATCCCCGGCCCGGCCACGGAACGGCTCGGCGCACTGGCCAGGGAGCTCGGGATCGTACTGGTCACCTCGCTGTTCGAGCGCCGCGCCCCCGGGCTGTATCACAATACCGCCGTGGTGTTTGAGCAGGATGGCTCGATTGCCGGCATCTACCGCAAGATGCATATCCCGGATGATCCCGGCTTCTATGAAAAATTCTACTTTACCCCGGGCGACCTGGGTTTTACCCCGATCCGCACCTCGGTCGGCACCCTGGGGGTACTGGTCTGCTGGGACCAATGGTATCCGGAGGCAGCCCGTCTGATGTCCCTGGCCGGTGCCGACCTGCTGATCTACCCCACTGCCATTGGCTGGGACCCGGCTGACACGGCTGAAGAGCAGGAGCGGCAGCGGGAGGCCTGGGTAACGGTCCAGCGCGGCCACGCCGTTGCCAACGGCCTGCCGGTGCTCTCGGTCAACCGGGTCGGCTTTGAAAAATCCCCCGACCCCCATGCCAGCGGGATCAGGTTCTGGGGAACCAGCTTCATCGCCGGACCGCAGGGTGAGTTCCTGTGCAAAGGCAGTACGGAACAGGAAGAGATACTTGCCGTAGAACTCGATCTGGAACGCAGCGAAGCGGTACGCCGCATCTGGCCGTTCCTGCGGGACCGCCGCATTGAGGCGTATGGTGACCTGACCCGGCGCTTCCGGGACTAG
- a CDS encoding Hpt domain-containing protein, translating into MTQAAVLDQDYLMANYHQPGFSYLLPEILTLFRRQAAIYLQSIEQYLEKGDMQVLAMEAHTLKGAAGSVGAAALAEIAEYLEETAPASDIAEVRLQVGLLREVTGRTDAAIAVELARLAAEADDELGLP; encoded by the coding sequence ATGACACAGGCAGCAGTGCTTGATCAGGACTACCTGATGGCAAATTACCATCAGCCCGGCTTCAGCTATCTGCTGCCTGAAATCCTCACCCTGTTCCGCAGGCAGGCCGCCATCTACCTGCAGTCAATTGAGCAGTACCTTGAAAAAGGGGATATGCAGGTCCTGGCAATGGAGGCCCACACCCTGAAAGGGGCGGCCGGCTCAGTCGGTGCCGCGGCCCTGGCAGAGATCGCCGAGTACCTGGAGGAGACGGCTCCTGCCAGTGACATCGCCGAGGTCAGGCTGCAGGTAGGTTTGCTGCGCGAGGTAACAGGCCGGACCGACGCTGCAATTGCTGTGGAGCTGGCACGTCTGGCCGCTGAAGCGGATGACGAGCTGGGTCTCCCCTGA